One part of the Deltaproteobacteria bacterium genome encodes these proteins:
- the ilvN gene encoding acetolactate synthase small subunit, with product MKRRAILAFMLDRPGVLNKVSMLIRKKMYNVETLTVCSSRVPGISRMTITLQEDDLAKVTQVIKQLEKFTEVISAKELDTQKSYWREAAIVKLEVDLDHLTAFNGRYNFEILEKKGKDIQIVQIAGSTSQIDTFLDEVGKENIIEIARTGVAAMEK from the coding sequence ATGAAGAGAAGAGCCATTTTAGCATTTATGCTCGACCGTCCAGGTGTTCTCAACAAAGTGTCGATGCTGATTAGAAAAAAAATGTATAATGTTGAGACCTTAACGGTCTGCAGCTCACGAGTTCCGGGCATAAGCAGGATGACGATCACGCTTCAGGAAGACGATCTTGCCAAGGTGACCCAGGTCATAAAACAACTGGAGAAGTTTACCGAGGTCATCTCCGCCAAAGAGCTTGATACCCAAAAAAGCTATTGGCGGGAGGCGGCAATCGTCAAACTGGAAGTTGACCTGGACCATCTCACCGCCTTTAACGGACGTTATAATTTTGAAATACTGGAGAAGAAAGGCAAAGATATTCAAATCGTCCAGATAGCCGGCTCCACTTCACAGATCGATACCTTTCTCGATGAGGTCGGCAAAGAAAATATCATAGAAATCGCCCGCACTGGCGTGGCCGCCATGGAAAAATAG